CCTTCATCTTGCAGTATGGCCAGCACATGGCATGCTGCTTGTGTGTGACCAGTGTtcataaatgatttttttgtttggttgtgtttcAATTTGAAACAGACTCCTTAAATGTTAAATGCTACAGGCCCCCCACTAAATTAGAGCCAATACCCATACTAAATCttgaggtggcacatgcctttagcccCAGTGTTCTGGACACAGAGGGAGGCagacctttgtgagtttgaggccagtctcgtCTACAtagagtcccaggccagccagggtaacacagtgagacctgtctcaaatcATACTATCCATTTTAATAATCACTAGACTTGATCATTTAGCACTAATTTTGACACTTGCCAATGTGACTAATGctattttgtatttataaaaaatataggaatatagggATAGATCTGATGTGCTGCTCTGCTCAGTAATGGTGAtgactcaaaataaaattcttatgtTTCATTCTATAAGAATTGATGTCGTGACTAACTTACGTGTGAGTTGGACTAGACTCTGGCACTGATTTTTGTGAAATACAAATCCTAATGTTGCTAAGAATGTAGTTTTCAATGTCATTAGCATTTAGGAACGCAGAgtcaaagtaaagaaaaatacccTCTGCAATAGGATGAACCACCCACAGTCAAAGATAAGAGAATAAATGTGGTCTACTGAGTAAGAACTCTGACTCCAGACTGCTTTGTGCTCAGGTGTGCAACCACAACTCAGCCTAGGGGTTTGTCTACTGACtgacctcaaagacagacatttatcagttCTCAGCATCATGTGATACTTAGCTTAAAACTACTCATCtggaccaacacacacacacacacacacacacacacacacacacacacacacacacacacactcatgcaagcACATGTTTTCTTATCAACCACACCAACAAACTCCATATGTTTTCGAAGCTGaccaagaaagcagagaaagagcatTAGGGAACGTTGGAAGCCTTTTCTCTAAGAACTATACTGAGTCATGATTAACTTATGTATGGATAGACTAGGCTCTGCTACTGGTTTCTAATGGTATTATAAATGTGGTTTTCAATATCATTAGCTTTTATAACAGCAGACTCGAAGTAAAGTAAAAATAGTTTGCCAAAATTCTACTTCCCTTGTAAGTGAGAGAGACCCATGCAGTATAGGGATATATGTAGAGTTCACAAACCAGAGACTTCACCTGTGGGTGCTGTCCCCAGTGATACAGGGAGCTTCCTACCTTCTTTAGCCATTAAATTGGTAATTCTCAACCAGGACAGCACATAGGAATCCCCTAGGAGACAGTGTGGTTCACATTAAATACAAATCACCTAGAATTCTGTGAAAACATAGATTGTGGTTCTGTAGCTCAGATTCTACTTTATAAATGAAACATCAGGTGACAACATCTGGATGTTGGAACAGGCAGCACTTACATTATCCCTAAAAATACACATTGGTGAGTCCCATGAGATAAACTGAAACAATCTTTGATGGGAAGCCTGCTTAAGGTTTATTAATGCTCTACAGCaaagttaaaaaatgtttttatcatCACAATGATGTTATGTTGATAGAGCTTGATCTTAGGAGAATAATTACACAGTTCTTATTAAGAGGATCCACATAGTGAACAAAATATTACAAATGGCAATCATTAATTCAAATACATCTGAGATGTGGCAAAGTCTCTGAAGGATGAGGGATTACAAAGAAGGAACATTATTATCTCTGAAACATCTTACAGAACATCATACCCTGCAGGATATTGAAACTCTGTGTTAGAAGGACAGTAAAACATCAGGTCATTCACCCACCTGCCAACTCACCCAGAATATCTGAAGGTGAGGCATAGTCCCTGATAAAATACCATACTTCCCTTTATCCACTGCGCTCACAGGAAATAACAGTCTCTGGTCAACACCTAGATCTGCATCACCCTTTTACCTATGCTCCTTCTAGTTACCTCTGGGCTTAAGAGGTTCTGTGTCCCAGAGGAGTCCAGGTCATGAACAACTAATTAGAGTAATTATCCAGGACCTTTCTAGGACCAATTCTTTCAGAGTCCTGTAGTTGTGACTGATTACAGTTATTGATCATGTGTTAACTACACCCAGGGGGAAGGTAAAGAAGAGAGATTCATAGGTAGATGCTTATTCACAACTTGTTCAGGGAAGAGCTGCTTAACAATGTTTCCAGAGTCTGTATTTTGAAGAATAATTAGGGACTATGGATATGAAAATGTATTGAAGAAACCATTTTTTGCTATTACAGAAACATCACCATGAAAAACATGTACTTTGGAAAGGTTCCCAAATGGCATTCTCTGAGTAAAACATAAAACTGTATAAACAGCCCTCAAGATATATAAACATCCAaatgttcgaggccagccttgtctccaaagcgagttccaggaaaggcacaaagctacacagagaaaccgtgtcttgaaaaaccaaaaccaatatatatatacataatgctAACAAGGACCAGAATTTATGGCTCAACTTTCTGTACCTGGCAATATATGTTAAGGATAGGAATAAAAACAATGTTTGATGAATTCCTTAAGATCATGTTAATCTGTCTTCAGGCCAAGATATAAGAAGAAGCCCAGATTCCCACTTCTAATCAGTTGTTTTTGGCTCTTCatctcttgtggtggtattgtgttccccaaaatattgtgcaccctaataaacttatctggagtcaaagaacagaacagccactatatagagaggctagaaaatggcggcacacacacctttaatcctaacattcgagaggcagaaatctgtctggatctctgtgagttcaaggccacattggaaacagccaggcatggtgacacacgcctttaatcccagggagtgatggcagaaagcagaaaggtatataaggtgtgaagactaGAAACTCTATTTTACATTTACCAGGGGTCTCCACAGTGTAATGTAAATGCTAATTTTTATTCCTACCAACAATTTCCaaggtttcctttttctttaaaatcttacAAGCATTTGTTatcttaagtcttttttttttttggtttgtgaatcttttttttccatttttctttattaagaaatattctactcactctacataccacccacagatcccacttcctccctcctcccatctcccagccctccctcccaagccaccccacatcccccaaataaaggtctccatggggagtcagcagagcccagcacactgagcctaggcaggttcaacccccttcccactgtaccaaggctgcccaaggtgccacaccacaggcaccggattcccaaaagcctgctcacGCACCAGGGATGTATCCCTATTCCCCTGCctggtgctccccaaacagttcgagccaaacaaccgtcttctgatccaggggcctagtccagtaccatgagggctccacagccactagtctacagttcattgGCTTCCTCTAGTGGCCGatcatctctgcacttcttcccGCCATGATATCAACATTACTCAGCTGCAGaatacctcttctctctcatcgattggattcctggagctcagcctggtgcctggccatggatctctgcatctgcctccatgagtcactggacaaaggctctatgatgatagttagggtattcactagattGGTCACTAGTGAACACCAGtctaggcaccctctggaccactgccaatactccaaggtggtgtcatccctgtgggttcctgagagcctccccagcaccctgcctcttccttttcccatgatgtcctcatctattatGGTATATCCTTCCCTGCCCTCGCACTCTGTCCCTATTCCAGCtctaccctcccatttccctatgttctcattccccactcctcactctctgccaACTCCCCTctcacccagtctgctcatgtagatctcatccacttctccttcactgggtcatccatgtgtccctactagggtctttccctgttagctagcctctctggagctgtgggttgcagtctggccatcccttctctcacatctggtatccacttatgagtgagtacatactatgtttgtccttctgagtctggcttacctcactcaggatgatattttctagttccatccatttgcctgtaaatttcttcatatcattgtttttttttttctgcagagaagtgcttcattgtgtatatgtgccacattttctttatccattcttcagttgagggggcatctaggttgtttccaggttctggctattacaaataatgctgatatgaacatagttgagcatgtgtccttgtggtaagattgagcattcctggggtatatgcccaagagtggtatagctgggtcttgaggaagacttattcccaattttctgagaaaccgctatcctgatttccacagtggctatacaagtttgcattcccaccaacagtggaggagtgttccccttgctccacattttctccagcataaggtgtcttcagtgtttttgatcttagccattctgacaggtgtaagatggtatctcagagttgttttgattgcatttctctgatgactaaggatgttgagcaattccttaaatgcctttcagccatttgagattcttctgttgagaattctctgttaagctctatcccattttttaaattggattgttcagtattttgaagtctagctttttgagttctttatatattttggagatcagccctctgtcagacgtggggttggtgaatatcttttcacattctataggctgttgttttgtcttattgactgtgtcctttgccctacaatagtttctcagtttcaggaggtcccatttattaactgttgctctcagtgtctgtggtactgttgttatatttaggaagtggtttcttgtgccaatgagttcaagactattttctactttctcttctatcaagttcagtgtaactggatttatattgaagtctttgatccacttggacttgagtttcatgcatggtgacagatatggatctatttgcaatcttctgcatgttgacatccagttatgccagcaccatttgttgaagattctttcttttttccatggtacacttttggcttctttgtcaaaaatcctatgttcataggtgtgtggattaatgtcagggtcttaaaTTCGATTCCATTAGTccatgtgtcagtttttatgccactaccaagctgtttttattactatagttctatagtagagtttgaggtcagggatcatgatgcctccagaggttgctttattatacaggattcttcttcttcttttttttttttggtttttcaaaacagggtttctctgtgtagctttgcaactttcctggaacttgctttgtagaccagcctggccttgaactcacagagatccacctgcctctgcatcctgagtgctgggattaaaggtatgcaccaccactgcccagctatacaggattcttttagctatcctaggttttttgtttttccatataaaattaagtattcttttttccaagtctgtgaagaattgtgtcaggattttgatggggattgcattggatctgtagattgcttttggtaagattgctatttttactatgttaattctatctGTCcgtgagcatgagagatctttctattttctgatatcttctttgatttctttcttcagagactcaaagttttttttatcatacaggtccttcacttgcttagttagagttaccccatggtattttatattacttgtggctattgtaaagggtgatgtttctctgatttctttctcagtccatttatcttttgtatataggagggctactaattttttgagttaatcttgtatcctgccacattactgaaggagtttatgagctgtaggagttctctggtagaatttttagggccACTAATGTATATTATCATttcgtctgcaaatagtgaaactttgacttttccctttccaatttgtgtccccttgatcttcttatgttgtcttattgctgtagctagaacttcaaggaccatgttgaataagtatgaggagagtggacagccttgtcttgttcctgatttattggaatcactttgagtttctctccatttaacttaatttttgtatgttgaaccatttttgcatccctgggatgaagcctacttggtcatggtggataattttttttgatgtgttcctggattcagttagccagtattttattgagtatttttccatcaatgttcattagggagattggtctgtaattctctttctttgttgcttccttatttatttatttatttatttatttatttatttatttatttatttttacaaatggcCATTGTTATTGGGGTGAGATGACAGTTATTATGGGTTTCATTTAAACTTCATATGTTTAGAATTTTTGTCACATACTCACTGGCCTTCTATAAATAACTCCTTCCTTTGGTCAGTTTCCACTTTTTAAATTGCATTATTATATTCCGTTGACTTGGAGTGAACACCATAAATAGGATACATATGAACATGCTGTCATATGTATACTTGTTAGCTCCCATTCTGCATGAACTTCCATGGTGGagttgctccttttcattacagaACCTTTTAAACCTCATATAATTGCAAATGTCtacttttgcttttgcttctgtACTTTCAGTGTTTGGAGAAAAAGAATATCCTTCATTCCAGCACTCTAACACTTCCTTTATGTTTTCTTACAATAATCTCACAGCTCCAGGTCTTACATTTAGGCCTACAATTCATTTAGAGTTGACTTTTGTAACTGGAGATATAGAggctgaattatttattttatattgctcTCATAGGATGCCTGCTATAAAATTTAAtaggaagaaaaattaattttggctcacagtttcagagactttaATCCATCATGGTGGGTAAGGTGTGACTACGAAAATTAGTTCACAAGATGGAGGCAAGCAAGCAGAATAAAGGAAATACAGGAAGAAATTATAGCAGGTACAGCTTCTAATGGCACATTCCTGGTTGACAATTTTCTCCAATTAGGCAccatttcctacttttttttttaaatcatgtccTTGTGACATTATATCCTGAGTCTATCCAGGTAACAATTCATTCACTGTGTCATGGACTTTATTTATGATCTAACTATCTCTAGAAATGTGCTCACAAACACTATCTATGCAGGAGTAGAAATAATCTGCACCTCCCATCTGTTGAGTCTATCAGGATATATAACACATATGCATAGAGGGATATAACTCAGACATAAAGCACAATGAGATACTGTCATTTCTAGCAACATGAATGGGCACAGAGCTGGCTATGTTAATTGAGAAAAGACAGGCACACTAAGATGGGTATTATATGACTTTATTcttagttaaatttaaaaaagtttatctTGTTATCCTGGAAGTTGGAGGTTGAATAATTCCTAATATATGGATGGGGGGAGGCTGATCAATATATTCTAAGAAGacataaacaaaaatttcaggtaTGCTATTGCATATTAGGATGACCACAGgctatatttatgttttatttgtctcaaaagccaagaaagaaagattttgtCAGTCTTCatcataaaatgataaatattttatatcataatCTTGTTCAACTTGATATTAAGCCCCACACAATGTATATATAACTTAATGCacttgtcaattaaaaaaataaaaactatattcttagaaggaGACATTCTTTATAAAGCCCACTGTATATAACAATTTATTGTAGTCTGTGTCCCTTCTAGAGCTACCAAACTAATTTTCATCGCTATCAACTATAGCGTCTGTATTAAATGTGGCAgtgattaatttaaatattaacattCTATTTTTTCTCTGATAATTATGTTCTACCTAGTCACTGAGATTTTGGAATTAAATGTATcccaacaacaaataaacagagaATAGTAAGATAATTTCAGACAAGTAATCTAAGTAAACACAACAGGAAAATTATGTGTATCATGATCTAGTTTTGTAGATAAGAGGCCATTTAAGCAACACAGTGAGAGGAGATATTATAAATGGGGAAATGACTAGGAAGAATATCGTGTAGAGTACAGAGTTTAGCATTGTGTAAGTGTTGAATATTGAGCTGTCTGTGGACTCTTAGGCAGGAGCTTCCACTGAGGAGACACAGAGAACAGTACAGACCTGGAGGAAGATGAGCTTCCAGTAAAGATGCATATTTCAGCAAAATATCTGAGATGGTGAAAGAAGTGTTGGTACTGCACACTCTGAGGGACAACAgctcccttttctgttttgtgaaaATAAGAATGTCTGGCAAAACAATAGGAAAACAATGTAGACTCCTgccttagttagggcttctattgctgcaaagagacatcatgtccatagcaactcttataaaaaaaatgggccaatagccgggcgttggtggcgcacgcctttaatcccagcacttgggaggcagagtcaggcggatctctgtgagttcgaggccagcctgggctaccaagtgagctccaggaaaggcgcaaagctacacagagaaaccctgtctcgaaaaaccaaaaaaaaaaaaaaaaatgggccaaaTTTGAAACCCTGGCTCATATCATGTGACACTAAGAGATGGGAAAAATGGTTACTCCTATCTTTTTGAAGTGGAGAAACTGCAGAATCAGTAAGTTTTTGTATTACTAAGACTCAGCCGTTGACACTAAGTGATGAGAGAAGGTGTGGAAATTCAGTTCTTATCTAGTAAAATAgtgatataaaattataaaataaaaatcaaaaaatgaaaaaaagacaaaaagatggATATGAAcaggaacaaaaccaaaaaatcaattatatgcatatattagcaaaaaaatcaaacagaaggaAGGCAAAATGGAAAGTTAGCTTTGTGTTTGCCTCTagctccttttctgttttgtgaaaATAAGAATGTCTGGCAAAACAATATGAAAACAACGTAGACtcctgccttagttagggtttttattgctgcaaagagacatcaTGTCCATagctactcttataaaggaaaacatttaattggggctggcttacagtttcaaaggattagaccattatcatcatggctggatctggcagtgtgcaggcagacatggtgctggcgaaggagctgagagttctatgtcttgatccacaggcagcagaaggagaaagTGCTGTACTGGAcatagcttgaacatatatgagacctcaaagcctgcccccaatagggtcacacttcctccaacaaaaccaagccatacctcctccaaaaaggccatacctcctaatagtgccactccctatgggccaagcattcaaacacatgagtctataggggtcattccttttcaaaccaccacaacatcaAAGGAAATAATGGATACAGGAAATTAAGGAATAAGATAATGCCAAAATTTgtgaacaaagaacaaaaaatgcaAGGCAGCATAGGAAGTGGAGGTATTCAAATATCACTGATATTGAGTTGAATTACAAGTATTATTTAAAAAGGATAGAGAGATCAAAGCAGAAATCTGGACAAATGGTACAATCCTGGAATAACTTCATTATCATAAGGAACAAGTATCCAACATAGTAGtatatctattatatatttttctcactgattcttttttcatttttctttattaagaaatattctactcactctatatatcacccacagatcccacctcctccctcctcccacccccagccctcccttccaagccacccacatccccacatccctcaaatcaaagtctcccatgaggagtcaacagagcccagcacactgagcctaggcagttccaagcccctccccactgcaccaaggctgtgcaaggcatcataCTGCAGGCAGCAGGCTCCCTCTATTATATTTTTTCCAGGACCACCAGGGCAAGACAATGAGAAAGATTATTCTGGTCCCCAAGACCCACTCCCCATGTCAAACTACTTGGTTTAACTTCTTAATGTAGTGGATAATTAGTATGACCTATGAACATGGTGGGCTTCCATGGTGGGGAAATCCTACAAAATATTCCAATGTCCACATTAATATGTTTATGGGATGAAATTGTGTTAAATTTCCAAGTTTTACCATCATAGGTTtagttgaattttctttttgcaaaagATTCTTTCCAGAGCCTCCTTTATGTCTCTATTTCTAAGGCTGTAGATGAAGGGATTCAGCATGGGGGTCACCATTGTGTACATCAAAGATATGACAGTTTCCTTCACAGTAGAGTTATTAGCAGAAGGGCATACGTAGAGACCAATGAGTGGCCCATAGAACAGTGACACTACAGTCAGGTGGGAGCCACAGGTAGAAAAGGCTTTACGGATACCTCGAGCAGAAGGGACCTTGAGAATGGAGGAGACAATTCGTACATAGGACATGATAATGAGTGCAAATGGAAGGATAAGGAAGATGCTGACCACAATAAATATCACCACCTCATTAACATAGGTGTCAGAGCAGGACAGCTTTAGCAGAGCGGACATGTCACAGAAATAGTGGGGGATCACGTTGTCCTTACAGAAAGACAATCTGGCCATGAGCAGGGTGTGCAGCATGGCATGGAATGTGGTCAGCACCCAGGACAGCAACACCAGACTCACACAGAGTTTAGGACTCATGATACTGTTGTAGTGAAGGGGgaagcagatggccacatagcggtcataggccatggccacAAGGAGGAAGttcccaaggtctccaaaaaacagaaagaagtatATTTGTGCCAGGCAGCCTGCATAAGGGATGGATGGGTCCTGGCTCTGCATGTTCTGCAGCAATTTGGGCATTGtgacagaggagaagcagaggtcagagaaggacaaGTTGCTGAGAAacaagtacatgggtgtgtgcagaTGGGAGTCCCGTagaatgaggatgatgatgatgaggtttCCCAGGACAGTGATGAGGTACATGGCCAGGAACAGGGTATAGAACAAGTGCTGGTTCTCTGGGGGGATGGGCAGGCccaggaggaggaactgggagatgaCAGTTTGATTCCCGTCTGTCATACTGCCTCAGGTTCCTTTAAGAGAAATCATGACAAcagctttgaaaataaatatgatcATGT
This Peromyscus maniculatus bairdii isolate BWxNUB_F1_BW_parent chromosome 8, HU_Pman_BW_mat_3.1, whole genome shotgun sequence DNA region includes the following protein-coding sequences:
- the LOC102902906 gene encoding LOW QUALITY PROTEIN: olfactory receptor 1-like (The sequence of the model RefSeq protein was modified relative to this genomic sequence to represent the inferred CDS: substituted 1 base at 1 genomic stop codon), translated to MISLKGTXGSMTDGNQTVISQFLLLGLPIPPENQHLFYTLFLAMYLITVLGNLIIIILILRDSHLHTPMYLFLSNLSFSDLCFSSVTMPKLLQNMQSQDPSIPYAGCLAQIYFFLFFGDLGNFLLVAMAYDRYVAICFPLHYNSIMSPKLCVSLVLLSWVLTTFHAMLHTLLMARLSFCKDNVIPHYFCDMSALLKLSCSDTYVNEVVIFIVVSIFLILPFALIIMSYVRIVSSILKVPSARGIRKAFSTCGSHLTVVSLFYGPLIGLYVCPSANNSTVKETVISLMYTMVTPMLNPFIYSLRNRDIKEALERIFCKKKIQLNL